In a single window of the Massilia oculi genome:
- the rpsP gene encoding 30S ribosomal protein S16, whose protein sequence is MVVIRLARGGAKKRPFFNIVATDSRNRRDGRFIERIGFYNPMASGAEVGLRIAADRLAHWQGVGAQLSPTVARLVAQNKPAA, encoded by the coding sequence ATGGTCGTTATTCGTTTGGCTCGTGGTGGCGCTAAAAAGCGTCCGTTCTTCAACATCGTTGCAACCGATTCGCGCAACCGTCGCGATGGTCGTTTCATCGAGCGCATCGGCTTCTACAACCCGATGGCTTCGGGCGCCGAAGTTGGCCTGCGTATCGCTGCTGACCGTCTGGCTCACTGGCAAGGCGTTGGCGCACAACTGTCGCCAACCGTCGCTCGTCTGGTCGCCCAGAACAAGCCAGCTGCTTGA
- a CDS encoding NINE protein, with the protein MAATHKNKTVATLLALLLGGLGVHRFYLKGGADRLGLLHLCALPITGILYGAVKPHPFYVILPLLVSFIAGFIEALAIGLTPDEKWDAKHNAGSGRQSQSNWTLPVLLVITMLAGAIVLIGTMARLFDLLLTGGAYG; encoded by the coding sequence ATGGCCGCTACGCACAAGAACAAGACCGTCGCCACCCTGCTCGCCCTGCTGCTGGGCGGGCTTGGCGTCCACCGCTTCTACCTGAAGGGCGGCGCCGACCGGCTCGGGCTGCTGCACCTGTGCGCGCTCCCCATCACCGGCATCCTGTATGGCGCGGTCAAGCCGCACCCCTTCTACGTGATCCTGCCGCTGCTGGTGTCATTCATCGCCGGCTTCATCGAGGCGCTGGCGATCGGCCTCACGCCGGACGAGAAATGGGATGCGAAACACAACGCCGGCAGCGGCCGGCAATCGCAATCGAACTGGACCTTGCCGGTGCTGCTGGTGATCACGATGCTGGCCGGCGCCATCGTCCTGATCGGGACGATGGCGCGGCTGTTCGACCTGCTGTTGACGGGCGGGGCCTACGGTTAG
- a CDS encoding acyl-CoA dehydrogenase translates to MSYNAPLKDMQFVLNELANLAEVNALPGCEDATPDTVEAVLEENAKFCSEVIAPLNHAGDKEPSYWKDGSVTTTKGFKEAFRAYADAGWQGVQHPQEFGGQGLPKLVATPCMEMLHGANLAFALVALLSDGAIEALLTAGSDAQKARFLEPLVSGQWTGTMNLTEPQAGSDLAAVRTRAEPQGDGTYKIFGTKIYITYGDHDMTENIVHLVLARTPDAPPGVKGISLFIVPKFLINDDGSLGARNDVHCVSIEHKLGIKASPTAVLQFGDGGGAIGTLVGEENRGLEYMFIMMNAARFGVGMQGVGLAEHAYQQAVAFAKDRIQSRDVAGSSGPVAIINHPDVRRMLMSMRAQTEAARALAYVGAGISDLAHHHPDEATRKANLAVYEYLVPVIKGWSTEMSENVARDGVQVHGGMGFIEETGAAQHYRDAKILTIYEGTTAIQANDLVGRKTVRDGGAVAKALIAQIRAVEAQLGEVQGQDSAAIARSLGEGASALEQVVDYVVANVKPDVRAVFAGSVTYLKLAGIVLGGWQMARAALVAQGKLDAGEGDAAFYRAKIATARFYADHILSQAPGLRHAIVEGAAGVLALEVDQF, encoded by the coding sequence CGAGGTCAATGCGCTGCCCGGCTGCGAGGACGCGACGCCCGACACCGTGGAAGCGGTGCTGGAAGAAAACGCGAAATTCTGCAGCGAAGTGATCGCTCCGCTGAACCATGCCGGCGACAAGGAGCCGAGCTACTGGAAGGATGGCAGTGTCACGACGACGAAGGGCTTCAAGGAAGCCTTCCGCGCCTATGCCGATGCCGGCTGGCAGGGCGTGCAGCACCCGCAAGAGTTCGGCGGCCAGGGCTTGCCCAAGCTGGTGGCCACGCCGTGCATGGAAATGCTGCATGGCGCGAACCTGGCATTCGCGCTGGTCGCGCTGCTGTCCGACGGCGCCATCGAGGCGCTGCTCACCGCCGGCTCCGATGCGCAGAAAGCGCGCTTCCTCGAGCCGCTGGTCTCGGGCCAGTGGACCGGCACCATGAATCTCACCGAGCCGCAGGCCGGCTCCGACCTGGCCGCTGTGCGCACCCGCGCCGAGCCGCAGGGCGACGGCACGTATAAGATTTTCGGCACCAAAATCTACATCACCTATGGCGATCACGACATGACCGAGAACATCGTCCACCTGGTGCTGGCGAGGACGCCGGATGCGCCGCCGGGCGTGAAGGGCATCTCGCTGTTCATCGTGCCGAAATTCCTGATCAACGACGATGGTTCGCTGGGGGCGCGCAACGACGTGCACTGCGTGTCGATCGAGCACAAGCTGGGCATCAAGGCCAGCCCGACCGCCGTGCTGCAGTTCGGCGACGGCGGCGGCGCGATCGGTACCCTGGTGGGCGAAGAGAACCGCGGCCTGGAATACATGTTCATCATGATGAACGCGGCCCGCTTCGGCGTCGGCATGCAGGGCGTCGGCCTGGCCGAACACGCCTACCAGCAGGCGGTGGCGTTCGCGAAGGACCGCATCCAGTCGCGCGACGTGGCCGGCTCGAGCGGCCCGGTGGCCATTATCAACCATCCTGACGTGCGCCGCATGCTGATGTCGATGCGCGCGCAGACCGAGGCGGCGCGTGCGCTGGCCTATGTCGGCGCCGGCATCTCGGACCTGGCGCATCACCATCCGGATGAGGCAACCCGCAAGGCCAATCTGGCCGTGTACGAATACCTGGTCCCGGTCATCAAGGGCTGGTCGACCGAGATGAGCGAAAACGTCGCGCGCGACGGCGTGCAGGTGCACGGCGGCATGGGTTTTATTGAAGAAACCGGCGCGGCCCAGCATTACCGCGACGCCAAGATCCTCACCATCTACGAGGGTACGACGGCGATCCAGGCCAACGATCTGGTCGGCCGCAAGACGGTGCGCGATGGCGGTGCGGTGGCCAAGGCGCTGATCGCGCAGATCCGCGCGGTCGAGGCGCAATTGGGTGAGGTGCAGGGACAAGACAGCGCCGCCATCGCGCGCAGCCTGGGCGAAGGCGCCAGCGCGCTGGAACAGGTGGTCGATTACGTGGTCGCCAACGTCAAACCGGACGTGCGCGCCGTGTTCGCCGGCAGCGTGACTTACCTGAAGCTGGCCGGCATCGTGCTGGGCGGGTGGCAGATGGCGCGCGCGGCATTGGTGGCGCAGGGCAAGCTCGACGCGGGCGAGGGCGATGCCGCCTTCTACCGCGCCAAGATCGCTACCGCGCGCTTCTATGCCGACCACATCCTGTCGCAGGCGCCCGGCCTGCGTCATGCGATCGTGGAAGGCGCCGCCGGCGTGCTGGCGCTCGAGGTCGACCAGTTCTAA